In Microbulbifer salipaludis, a genomic segment contains:
- a CDS encoding sugar MFS transporter, protein MAIIGMLFFIFGFVTWLNGSLIPFLKILCNLNEFEALFVTFVFYIAYTVMALPMSYILRRTGYRNGMALGLGIMGVAALVFIPAAQTGSYAIFLLGLFGLGAGLTILQTASNPYVVKIGPVESAATRIAIMGIINKSAGVLAPLVFTALVLSGLSDFNTQAVSQLSGEARAEMMDAVANRLITPYLYMSGLLFLLVGLIKFSGLPEIEENTGGEDDGRSGVWQFPQVVLGALALFAYVGVEVIAGDTIGLYGEETGVAHFSSLTSYTMVFMVVGYLLGVFCIPRWISQQQALTGSAIAGALCVLGVLFSSVESTALASALWGWTGIPVIPDSVFFVALMGLAHALVWPTVWPLALDGLGRFTAQGSALLIMGIAGGAIIPLIFGKLSEVSGTFQAGYWVALPCYLFILFYALKGHKMRTW, encoded by the coding sequence ATGGCGATCATCGGCATGCTGTTTTTCATTTTCGGGTTTGTGACCTGGCTGAACGGGTCGCTGATTCCATTCCTGAAGATTCTTTGCAATCTGAATGAATTTGAGGCCCTGTTCGTCACTTTTGTGTTTTATATCGCCTATACGGTGATGGCCCTGCCCATGTCGTACATCCTGCGCCGCACCGGTTATCGCAACGGTATGGCACTGGGGCTCGGCATTATGGGGGTGGCGGCACTGGTGTTTATTCCGGCGGCGCAGACCGGCAGTTATGCCATTTTCCTGCTGGGGCTGTTTGGGCTGGGCGCCGGCCTGACCATTCTGCAGACCGCGTCCAACCCGTACGTGGTCAAGATTGGCCCGGTGGAAAGTGCGGCTACCCGCATCGCCATCATGGGCATCATCAACAAAAGCGCCGGGGTGCTGGCGCCGCTGGTGTTTACCGCGCTGGTGCTGTCGGGGTTGTCCGACTTCAATACCCAGGCGGTGTCCCAGCTGAGCGGTGAAGCGCGCGCGGAAATGATGGACGCCGTCGCCAATCGCCTGATCACGCCGTATCTGTATATGTCCGGCCTGCTGTTTCTGCTGGTGGGGCTGATCAAGTTTTCCGGGTTGCCGGAAATTGAAGAAAACACCGGCGGTGAAGACGATGGCCGCTCCGGTGTGTGGCAGTTCCCGCAGGTGGTGCTGGGGGCGCTGGCTCTGTTTGCCTACGTGGGTGTTGAGGTGATTGCCGGCGACACCATCGGTCTGTATGGCGAGGAGACCGGTGTTGCACATTTTTCTTCGCTCACCTCTTACACCATGGTGTTTATGGTGGTGGGCTACCTGTTGGGCGTGTTCTGTATTCCCCGCTGGATCAGCCAGCAGCAGGCGCTGACCGGCTCGGCGATTGCCGGCGCCCTGTGTGTACTGGGGGTGCTGTTCAGCTCGGTCGAGAGTACCGCGCTGGCGTCCGCGCTCTGGGGCTGGACGGGTATTCCGGTGATTCCTGACTCGGTGTTTTTTGTGGCGCTGATGGGGCTGGCGCACGCGTTGGTGTGGCCAACGGTCTGGCCGCTGGCGCTGGACGGCCTGGGTCGCTTTACTGCGCAGGGCTCTGCGCTGCTGATCATGGGGATTGCCGGGGGCGCCATTATTCCCCTGATTTTCGGCAAACTCTCGGAGGTGTCTGGCACCTTCCAGGCAGGCTACTGGGTGGCGTTACCCTGTTACCTGTTCATTCTGTTTTACGCGCTGAAAGGGCACAAAATGCGCACCTGGTAA
- the pepQ gene encoding Xaa-Pro dipeptidase — MDKQLFSEHLATLRKRYDEILEQCGFETLNVFSGAPSVQFLDDNYYPFRVNPQFKALVPVTDNPHSWVVYRRGQKPKLLFYRPVDFWHYVPPAPQTFWSDEYDIELLAKPDEAKAFLSGEDAAFIGETGKLEGWDIGERNPQHLIDRLHWARAYKTPYEFACLREANRIAVRAHKAAEDAFRAGASEFDINLAYLQAAGQGENTMPYGNIVGLNEHGAILHYTHLSTERLPESERRSFLIDAGADCNGYCADITRSYAYRDGEFAELVAAMHEKEQELVAGLTPGASYVDLHRSCHHKVGELLQQFGVIKTAPDSAVESGLTGTFMPHGLGHFLGLQVHDVGGHQTAPEGGTTPPPKEFPFLRTTRTIEENQVFTIEPGLYFIESLLADLKESQLADEVNWDKVEKLRPFGGVRIEDNLIVHADRVENMTRDCEADQ; from the coding sequence ATGGACAAGCAACTTTTCAGTGAACACCTGGCCACGCTGCGCAAGCGCTACGACGAGATCCTCGAGCAGTGCGGGTTCGAAACCCTGAATGTGTTCAGCGGCGCGCCCTCGGTGCAGTTCCTCGACGACAATTACTACCCGTTTCGCGTCAATCCCCAGTTCAAGGCCCTGGTGCCGGTCACCGACAACCCGCACAGCTGGGTCGTGTATCGCCGGGGCCAGAAGCCCAAGTTGCTGTTCTACCGCCCGGTGGATTTCTGGCACTACGTGCCGCCCGCCCCCCAGACCTTCTGGAGCGACGAATACGATATCGAGCTGCTGGCCAAACCGGACGAGGCCAAGGCGTTTTTGAGCGGGGAAGATGCGGCGTTTATCGGTGAAACCGGCAAGCTCGAAGGCTGGGACATCGGCGAGCGCAACCCGCAGCACCTGATCGACCGCCTGCACTGGGCGCGCGCCTACAAGACGCCGTATGAGTTCGCCTGCCTGCGGGAAGCCAACCGTATCGCGGTACGCGCGCACAAGGCCGCGGAAGATGCCTTCCGGGCAGGTGCCAGCGAATTTGACATCAACCTGGCCTACCTGCAGGCGGCGGGTCAGGGCGAAAACACCATGCCCTACGGCAATATTGTGGGCCTCAACGAGCACGGTGCCATCCTGCACTACACCCATCTTTCCACCGAACGGTTGCCGGAGAGCGAGCGACGCAGCTTCCTGATCGACGCCGGTGCCGACTGTAACGGCTACTGTGCCGACATTACCCGCTCGTATGCGTATCGCGATGGCGAGTTCGCGGAGCTGGTGGCGGCAATGCACGAGAAGGAGCAGGAGCTGGTGGCGGGCCTCACCCCGGGCGCTTCCTATGTGGACCTGCACCGCAGCTGCCACCACAAGGTGGGCGAGCTGCTGCAGCAGTTCGGTGTGATCAAGACCGCGCCGGACAGCGCGGTGGAATCCGGGCTCACCGGCACCTTCATGCCCCACGGCCTGGGCCATTTCCTCGGCCTGCAGGTACACGATGTGGGCGGTCACCAGACCGCGCCGGAAGGCGGCACCACCCCGCCGCCGAAGGAATTCCCGTTCCTGCGCACCACCCGTACCATCGAGGAAAACCAGGTATTTACTATCGAGCCGGGCCTGTACTTCATCGAGAGCCTGCTGGCCGACCTGAAAGAGTCGCAACTGGCGGATGAAGTGAACTGGGACAAGGTGGAAAAACTGCGTCCGTTCGGCGGCGTGCGCATCGAGGACAACCTGATTGTGCATGCCGACCGGGTGGAAAACATGACGCGGGATTGCGAAGCGGATCAGTAA